The DNA sequence GATAGTGAGGATGAGCGGCGTCACGGCGGCGGGCATCGCGCATTCGAGGACGAACACGCGTGCGACGGTGACATCCTGAAACCCGAGCAGGAAGACGATACCGACGGCCAGCGCCGGAGCGACGACCAGTTTCAGGGCGTTCGATACCCCGACACGCGCGATGGCCGCCCCCGAATCCGTGTTCGCCAACTGGATGCCGAGCATGAGCAGCATGACGGGAATCGCGGCGTTGCCGGTCAGGTTCAGCGTACTCATCACCGCGGAGTCGGTCGGCGGAACGAGACCCAGAAACCGAACCAACCCCGCCGCGAGCACGGCGTACACGAGCGGCAGTTTGAACACCTCGCGGAGCGCGGCGAGGCTCGACGTTTCGTCACCGCGCGAGGCGACGTAGACGCCGAGCGTGTAGGTGAGCACCGACTGCATCGCGATGTAGAGGATGGCGGTGCTCCGTCCGACATCGTGAAACGCGAACTGCGAGAGGGGGATTCCGTAGTTTCCCGCGTTGGGAAACGCGCTCGTCAGAACCAGTGCACCGAGGACGGGTTCGGTCTCGCCGAGTGCGCGGCCGACGAGTTCCGCCACGACGACCATTCCGACCGTGAAGACGAGGACGCCGGCGGCGAGCGTTGCGACCGTCCCCCCGTCGAGCGACGATGTCGTGAGACTGTAGAAGACCAACGCGGGGTTCAACACGTAAATCGTGACGGTACCCAAGGCGCTAACTTCGATATCGCGGACGGTTCCGAGGAGAAAGCCGACGGCCGCAACCGCGAGAACGGGAAGAATCGCATTCGTCAACGCTGAGAGGAGTGACACTGGTCGAACGGAAACAGTCCGGGACTACAAAAGCGTCGAAGGAGGAAAAGGGGGGAGGGGAAGCGTGTGGCAGATCCGCGGGACAGCTGCGGCATCCCAGGGGGACCGGGGGCTTCGGTGGCTGCTGGGGATCGAGTTTCGGTTCGGGGATTCAGGGATGGGGTGTGACAGTCGTGGTTTGGTGGGGGGAGGGTGGTGGTTCGAGTCGGGGTCGTCAGGGATTGCTTGGGTGTTGGGGGCGGGTGTTCGGGTTGTCAGGGGTCGCTTGGGGGTTCGGAGGTGGGTGACTCGGGCGCGGGGACTTCAGGAGCACACGGGGGACGTGAGCCGAAGTTACGCACGAGCGATACGCCACGTCGTCGCACTCGTGTACGACCACTTCTCGACTTCGAGTTCGGAGCAGTCGGTCAGTTTCACCATCAGCGCGCCTATCTCCTTCGCGGAGAGGCCGACTTCGTCGGCGATGAACTTGCTCTTGAAGTAGAGCTCTCCATCGCTCGCTTTCTCGCACAGGTACTGCTTGAGGCGGGCTTCTTTGGATTCCGGTTCAGGGCTTTCGGTGGCGGCTTGTGTAGCGCTCATGTGCTGACTCCAGTTTCTCCATAGACCGGGGATATGTTATAAAGGAAGGAAGCTTAGGGTAGTTTCGGGAATCTTCAGGTGAATTGAACACAAAGTGTCGTGAACACGGGTAAAAACGACATTTTATAACGACTCTAGAATCGGTTTAATAGTTTACAAACACCTCTCGTCTTTTATTCCGGTAGTAGTATGGAAACAACTCAACTCGCCCAAAATGGGCAGATTATCGACTAATCTCGTCCCGTTATCGGTCGTGAACCCAGAACTGCTCGTCGAGCGTCACCTCTTTTTTGAATATCGGGACCTCCGCTTTCAGACGGTCGATACCGTCTTCGACGGTTCGGAACGCCTCTCCGCGGTGGCCCGCCAGCACGACGACGAAGACGATGTCCTCGCCGTAGTCGATTCGGCCGGTTCGATGGTGCATGAGGACACTGAAAACTCCTTCACGCGCTTCGAGGTCGGAACGAATCGCGTCCAGTTTC is a window from the Haladaptatus sp. R4 genome containing:
- a CDS encoding AEC family transporter, translating into MSLLSALTNAILPVLAVAAVGFLLGTVRDIEVSALGTVTIYVLNPALVFYSLTTSSLDGGTVATLAAGVLVFTVGMVVVAELVGRALGETEPVLGALVLTSAFPNAGNYGIPLSQFAFHDVGRSTAILYIAMQSVLTYTLGVYVASRGDETSSLAALREVFKLPLVYAVLAAGLVRFLGLVPPTDSAVMSTLNLTGNAAIPVMLLMLGIQLANTDSGAAIARVGVSNALKLVVAPALAVGIVFLLGFQDVTVARVFVLECAMPAAVTPLILTIEYNRGASGITGPEYVSTAIFVSTLLSVPVLTVLIAILQSGAVV